Proteins from one Amycolatopsis endophytica genomic window:
- a CDS encoding hemolysin family protein, translating to MNDWLAIFLIVVLLLLNAFFVGAEFTLISSRRDRLEALLEQGKSRAKIVINASRHVSQMLAGAQLGITISSLLLGRLGEPAVAHQLEGLFELIGLPEVVLHAVSFAIALAFITILHVLIGEMVPKNLAIAEPERLALWLVPIHVAWVKVANPFIWLLNAMANALLRLVRVQPKDELETAYTSDELAELLSESRREGLLEQSEHERLSQTLSSVEKTVADVLVPAADLTTLPSDPTMGDVEEAVSSTGFSRFPLRCDDGRLIGYLHVKDVLDQIGDDPASTVPADKTRALTDVPVHARLDEALSAMRREGSHLARALGDDGTVIGVVALEDLVEEYVGTVRDGTHVTA from the coding sequence GTGAACGACTGGCTCGCCATCTTCCTGATCGTCGTCCTGCTGCTGCTCAACGCGTTCTTCGTGGGTGCGGAGTTCACCTTGATCTCCTCGCGCCGCGACCGTCTGGAAGCACTGCTGGAGCAGGGCAAGTCGCGGGCGAAGATCGTGATCAACGCCAGCAGGCACGTCTCGCAGATGCTCGCCGGCGCCCAGCTGGGCATCACGATCTCCTCGCTGCTGCTGGGCCGCCTGGGTGAACCGGCGGTGGCGCACCAGCTGGAGGGGCTGTTCGAGCTGATCGGCCTGCCCGAGGTGGTGCTGCACGCGGTGTCGTTCGCGATCGCGCTGGCGTTCATCACGATCCTGCACGTGCTGATCGGCGAGATGGTGCCGAAGAACCTCGCGATCGCCGAGCCGGAGCGGCTGGCCCTGTGGCTGGTGCCGATCCACGTCGCGTGGGTCAAGGTCGCCAACCCGTTCATCTGGCTGCTCAACGCGATGGCCAACGCGCTGCTGCGCCTGGTCCGCGTCCAGCCCAAGGACGAGCTGGAGACCGCCTACACCTCCGACGAGCTGGCCGAGCTGCTGTCCGAGTCGCGCCGCGAGGGCCTGCTGGAGCAGTCGGAGCACGAGCGGCTGAGCCAGACGCTGTCGTCGGTGGAGAAGACCGTCGCCGACGTGCTGGTGCCCGCCGCCGACCTGACCACCCTGCCCAGCGACCCGACGATGGGCGACGTCGAGGAGGCGGTCTCCTCGACCGGGTTCTCGCGCTTCCCGCTGCGCTGCGACGACGGCAGGCTGATCGGGTACCTGCACGTCAAGGACGTGCTCGACCAGATCGGTGACGATCCGGCGAGCACGGTGCCCGCGGACAAGACGCGGGCGCTGACCGACGTCCCGGTGCACGCCCGCCTGGACGAGGCCCTGTCCGCGATGCGGCGCGAGGGGAGCCACCTGGCCCGCGCGCTGGGCGACGACGGCACCGTCATCGGGGTCGTCGCACTGGAAGACCTGGTCGAGGAGTACGTCGGCACGGTGCGCGACGGGACGCACGTGACGGCGTGA
- a CDS encoding 3-methyladenine DNA glycosylase — translation MVVLTEIQWRAREREHIARVRRWTRPYQERRSRGEKHPVEDFLFQYYPHRPAHLERWSPGPGVVLTGAGEFLRRPDFRSAPEGVVLGELPDKRVRTVSALLALLEATASRAPRLNCFGLHEWAMVYRQPPGQVRHDQLSLRLGPSGTDTVVESLELRCGHFDAFRFFTEPARPRNTLQPTRDAQISLEQPGCLHANMDLYRAAYKLDPFVPSELVADCFELAAGIRELDMRASPYDLSGLGYEPVPIETARGRAEYAKAQAGFARRAEPLRARLIEQCRMLLARAQ, via the coding sequence ATGGTGGTTCTGACCGAGATCCAGTGGCGGGCCCGGGAACGCGAGCACATCGCGCGGGTCCGCCGCTGGACCAGGCCGTACCAGGAGCGCCGCTCGCGGGGCGAAAAGCATCCGGTGGAGGACTTTCTCTTCCAGTACTACCCGCACCGCCCCGCGCACCTGGAGCGCTGGAGCCCCGGCCCCGGCGTGGTGCTCACCGGGGCAGGTGAGTTCCTGCGGCGGCCGGATTTCCGGTCGGCGCCCGAGGGGGTGGTACTCGGGGAACTTCCGGACAAGCGCGTACGGACGGTTTCGGCGCTGCTGGCGTTGCTGGAGGCCACCGCGTCACGCGCGCCGCGGCTGAACTGTTTCGGACTGCACGAGTGGGCGATGGTGTACCGGCAGCCGCCCGGGCAGGTGCGGCACGACCAGCTGTCGTTGCGGCTGGGCCCGTCCGGCACCGACACCGTCGTCGAGTCACTGGAGCTGCGCTGCGGGCACTTCGACGCCTTCCGGTTCTTCACCGAGCCCGCGCGGCCGCGCAACACACTCCAGCCGACGCGGGACGCGCAGATTTCGCTGGAGCAGCCGGGCTGTCTGCACGCGAACATGGATCTCTACCGCGCCGCCTACAAGCTGGACCCGTTCGTGCCCTCGGAGCTGGTCGCGGACTGTTTCGAGCTGGCGGCGGGGATCCGGGAACTCGACATGCGAGCGAGCCCGTACGATTTGTCGGGGCTGGGCTACGAGCCGGTGCCGATCGAGACCGCGCGAGGACGCGCGGAGTACGCGAAAGCCCAGGCCGGTTTCGCGCGGCGGGCGGAACCGTTGCGCGCTCGCCTGATCGAACAGTGCCGGATGCTCCTCGCGCGGGCCCAGTAA
- a CDS encoding substrate-binding domain-containing protein produces MSGPQGAAGRGVPRASRSATSRRVPVGETSSFRRAQASESSGSFRTQPAEHSGSFRTQPAEGSGSFRAQGPVESTGGRRVPTQATTGARRRAASTEATGSRRARSGASTSPRRPGETTGSRRAVESTGSHRTTPGEATGSHRVAPGEATGSHRVLGETKRGIAKWPIVAGVFVVLVALGVLGWGWADNILANRAEAQASACAEGDSNLSVVAAPSIAPAVTAAADRWNQARTVVHSHCVHVNVQAIDDDRVLLALTGRGNLDSIGGQPAVWIPATTATITDLTTARPTLLSSAAEPLTGGEYPCAVLTADAVDEVQQRASQVFRNYLQEPAQQADFGRVAAPGA; encoded by the coding sequence GTGAGCGGCCCGCAGGGTGCTGCCGGTCGTGGTGTTCCCCGAGCATCCCGCTCCGCGACGAGCCGACGGGTTCCCGTCGGCGAAACCTCCAGCTTCCGCCGTGCCCAAGCGTCCGAGAGTTCCGGCAGCTTCCGCACCCAGCCCGCCGAGCACTCCGGCAGCTTCCGCACCCAGCCCGCCGAAGGCTCTGGCAGCTTCCGCGCCCAGGGCCCGGTCGAATCGACCGGCGGCCGTCGTGTGCCGACCCAGGCAACCACCGGCGCCCGCCGCCGCGCCGCATCCACCGAAGCTACCGGCTCCCGCCGCGCCCGGAGCGGGGCGTCGACCAGCCCCCGCCGTCCCGGCGAAACCACCGGCAGCCGCCGTGCGGTCGAGTCCACCGGTTCCCACCGCACCACCCCGGGCGAGGCGACCGGATCCCACCGCGTCGCCCCGGGCGAGGCGACCGGATCGCACCGGGTGCTGGGTGAGACCAAGCGCGGCATCGCCAAGTGGCCCATCGTCGCCGGGGTGTTCGTCGTTCTCGTCGCGCTGGGCGTGCTCGGCTGGGGGTGGGCCGACAACATCCTCGCCAACCGCGCGGAGGCTCAGGCCAGCGCGTGCGCCGAAGGAGACTCGAACCTCAGCGTGGTCGCCGCGCCGTCGATCGCCCCGGCCGTCACCGCCGCCGCCGACCGGTGGAACCAGGCCAGGACCGTCGTCCACTCGCACTGCGTCCACGTGAACGTTCAGGCGATCGACGACGACCGGGTGCTGCTCGCCCTCACCGGGCGCGGCAACCTCGACTCGATCGGCGGGCAGCCCGCGGTCTGGATCCCGGCGACCACCGCCACGATCACCGACCTCACCACGGCCCGCCCCACCCTGCTGTCCTCCGCCGCCGAACCGCTGACCGGCGGCGAGTACCCGTGCGCGGTCCTCACCGCCGACGCCGTCGACGAGGTCCAGCAGCGCGCCTCCCAGGTGTTCCGCAACTACCTGCAGGAACCGGCCCAGCAGGCCGACTTCGGCCGCGTCGCCGCTCCCGGCGCCTGA
- a CDS encoding signal peptidase II: MPSGHPDDGNPWAAEVRASCWRSSRPSSHSTRPPHGGPGGTSRRPRSTAAAATSSTARSANWSRDPLAGAVLDVPGAAGLAIAVVALVRRPRPAVALVPVALAVAGWASNLLDRLGLHFWTPPGSVRGAVDFIEIGNSVFDVADFVITAGTVLLVAVAGHRLARRGLPRPGRDQRERSRHVGVGRVRTARVAASAG, from the coding sequence ATGCCGTCCGGCCATCCGGACGACGGGAACCCATGGGCGGCAGAAGTCCGCGCATCGTGCTGGCGGTCCTCGCGGCCGTCGTCGCACTCGACCAGGCCACCACATGGTGGGCCCGGCGGCACGTCGAGGCGGCCCAGATCAACAGCGGCGGCAGCTACCTCCTCGACAGCGCGCTCGGCGAACTGGTCCCGCGACCCGCTCGCCGGTGCCGTACTGGACGTCCCGGGCGCCGCGGGACTGGCGATCGCCGTCGTCGCCCTGGTCCGGCGGCCCCGGCCCGCCGTGGCGCTCGTGCCCGTCGCACTGGCCGTCGCGGGCTGGGCGAGCAACCTGCTGGACCGCCTGGGCCTGCACTTCTGGACCCCGCCCGGCAGCGTCCGTGGCGCGGTCGACTTCATCGAGATCGGCAACTCCGTCTTCGACGTCGCGGACTTCGTCATCACCGCCGGAACCGTGCTGCTGGTGGCGGTCGCGGGTCACCGGCTCGCGCGGCGCGGACTCCCCCGACCCGGACGTGACCAGCGCGAACGCTCCCGTCACGTCGGTGTCGGACGGGTGAGGACCGCCCGGGTGGCGGCGTCGGCCGGATAG
- a CDS encoding helix-turn-helix transcriptional regulator — MQRPVGEQLRQWRERRRLSQLDLALAAEISARHLSFLENGRSHPSRDMVLRLGERLDVPLRERNRMLLAAGFAPVYPEHALTDLGAALEAIRHLLAGHEPYPAVVVDRGWDLVEANSGLALLTARVDPELLEPPVNVLRVALHPRGLAPHVLNLGQWRAELLGRLRRQVEITADADLADLLTEVRGYPCDQPETEMPPGSVFVPLRLRHGDGELRLMTTVATFGTPLDVTLAELVIESFYPADAATRAVLTRPTPT, encoded by the coding sequence ATGCAGCGCCCTGTGGGCGAGCAGCTGCGGCAGTGGCGGGAACGGCGGCGGCTCAGCCAGCTCGACCTCGCCCTCGCCGCGGAGATCTCCGCCCGGCACCTGAGCTTCCTGGAGAACGGCCGCTCCCACCCCAGCCGCGACATGGTGCTGCGCCTGGGGGAGCGGCTGGACGTGCCGTTGCGTGAGCGCAACCGGATGCTGCTGGCCGCCGGCTTCGCCCCGGTGTACCCGGAGCACGCGCTGACCGACCTGGGCGCCGCGCTCGAAGCCATCCGTCATCTCCTCGCCGGGCACGAGCCGTACCCGGCGGTGGTGGTCGACCGCGGCTGGGACCTCGTCGAGGCCAACAGCGGCCTCGCGCTGCTGACCGCACGGGTCGACCCGGAGCTGCTGGAACCGCCGGTGAACGTCCTGCGCGTCGCGCTGCACCCGCGTGGCCTGGCACCGCACGTGCTGAACCTGGGCCAGTGGCGTGCCGAACTGCTGGGCAGGCTGCGGCGGCAGGTGGAGATCACCGCGGACGCGGACCTGGCGGACCTGCTGACCGAGGTGCGCGGCTACCCGTGCGACCAGCCGGAGACCGAGATGCCACCCGGCTCGGTGTTCGTGCCGTTGCGGCTCCGGCACGGTGACGGCGAGCTGCGGTTGATGACGACGGTCGCCACGTTCGGCACGCCGCTGGACGTCACCCTCGCCGAGCTGGTGATCGAGTCGTTCTATCCGGCCGACGCCGCCACCCGGGCGGTCCTCACCCGTCCGACACCGACGTGA
- a CDS encoding nuclear transport factor 2 family protein: MPDYTTIAQRYIDVWNETDPVKRRALIEEVFTPEATYTDPLGAVRGADGVDGFIAGAQQQFAGLEFRLAGTADGHHDQARFTWHLEAPGATEPLAIGFDVVTIADGRIEQVLGFLDKMPG; encoded by the coding sequence ATGCCGGACTACACCACGATCGCCCAGCGCTACATCGACGTGTGGAACGAGACGGATCCGGTCAAGCGCCGGGCGCTCATCGAGGAGGTCTTCACCCCGGAGGCCACCTACACCGATCCACTGGGCGCCGTACGCGGCGCCGACGGGGTCGACGGGTTCATCGCGGGCGCGCAGCAGCAGTTCGCCGGGCTGGAGTTCCGGCTCGCGGGCACTGCCGACGGCCACCACGACCAGGCCCGCTTCACCTGGCACCTGGAGGCACCGGGCGCAACGGAGCCGCTGGCGATCGGCTTCGACGTGGTGACGATCGCGGACGGCCGCATCGAGCAGGTGCTGGGTTTTCTGGACAAGATGCCCGGCTGA
- a CDS encoding MerR family transcriptional regulator produces the protein MVDERPVQVVPGEQGELFPDASLPDELVGYRGPAACQIAGITYRQLDYWARTGLVAPSIRTAHGSGSQRLYSFKDILALKIVKRLLDTGVSLQNIRVAIEHLRKRGARDLAKVTLVSDGTTVYECTSPEEIVDLLQGGQGVFGIAVKVPMQEISGTIHEFPAERADGGEIDTVVPDELTQRRNARRTG, from the coding sequence GTGGTGGACGAGAGGCCGGTTCAGGTCGTGCCGGGAGAGCAGGGTGAACTCTTCCCGGACGCGTCGCTGCCTGACGAGCTGGTCGGATACCGGGGCCCCGCGGCCTGCCAGATCGCCGGCATCACGTACCGGCAGCTGGACTACTGGGCGCGCACCGGGCTCGTGGCGCCGAGCATCCGCACCGCACACGGGTCGGGCTCGCAGCGGCTGTACTCGTTCAAGGACATCCTCGCCCTGAAAATCGTCAAGCGTTTACTCGACACGGGCGTCTCGCTGCAGAACATCAGAGTGGCCATCGAGCACCTGCGCAAGCGCGGGGCACGCGACCTGGCGAAGGTCACGCTCGTGTCCGACGGCACCACGGTGTACGAGTGCACCTCGCCGGAAGAGATCGTGGACCTGCTCCAGGGCGGGCAGGGTGTGTTCGGCATCGCCGTGAAGGTCCCGATGCAGGAGATCAGCGGCACGATCCACGAGTTCCCGGCCGAACGCGCCGACGGCGGCGAGATCGACACGGTCGTCCCGGACGAACTCACCCAGCGCCGGAACGCCCGCCGGACCGGCTGA